From one Xiphophorus hellerii strain 12219 chromosome 18, Xiphophorus_hellerii-4.1, whole genome shotgun sequence genomic stretch:
- the gpr4 gene encoding G-protein coupled receptor 4, which translates to MTSSNRAPHRTMCNISFCNVDSKVDQFFQPTLYIIVIVLGLPTNCMALWAAYMQVRQRNELGIYLINLSVADLLYIITLPLWIDYFLQHDDWIHGQESCKLFGFIFYTNIYVSIAFLCCISLDRYLAVAYPLRFVKVRRIKTAVCVSAIVWIIEIIANSAPLFHDELFQDRFNHTFCFEKYPMQDWVAGMNLYRTFLGFLAPWTAMLVAYRGILAAVRCNVSTERQEKAKIQRLALSLILIVLLCFGPYHMLLLVRSVMFLRKPCDCSSEETLFAAYHVALALTSLNCVADPILYCFVNEGARNDVSRALYAILSSACQRRSSSSPSHADILNAGSVTMETPLATKKPSCVYVDGRKPSSYKTELLAMKEECLQMTILAVKK; encoded by the exons ATGACGTCATCAAACAGAGCTCCACACAGGACAATGTGCAACATCTCCTTCTGTAATGTGGACAGTAAGGTGGACCAGTTCTTCCAGCCCACTCTGTACATCATAGTCATCGTTCTGGGGCTTCCGACCAACTGCATGGCTCTGTGGGCCGCGTACATGCAG GTACGTCAGCGTAACGAACTCGGCATTTATCTGATCAACCTGTCGGTGGCTGACCTCCTCTACATTATCACTCTTCCTCTGTGGATCGACTACTTCCTGCAGCACGACGATTGGATCCATGGCCAGGAGAGCTGCAAACTGTTCGGCTTCATCTTCTACACAAACATCTATGTCAGCATTGCCTTCCTGTGCTGTATATCACTGGACCGGTACCTGGCTGTGGCGTATCCGCTGCGCTTCGTTAAGGTCCGGCGGATCAAGACAG CCGTTTGCGTCAGTGCCATCGTCTGGATCATTGAGATTATCGCCAACTCCGCTCCTCTCTTCCACGACGAACTCTTCCAGGACCGTTTCAACCACACCTTCTGCTTCGAGAAGTACCCGATGCAGGACTGGGTGGCAGGAATGAACCTCTACAGGACTTTCCTTGGTTTCCTGGCGCCCTGGACAGCCATGCTGGTCGCCTACAGAGGGATCCTAGCCGCAGTGCGGTGCAACGTCTCCACAGAGCGCCAGGAGAAAGCCAAAATCCAGCGGCTGGCCTTGAGTTTAATTCTCATCGTCCTGCTGTGCTTCGGACCGTACCACATGCTGCTACTGGTGCGCAGCGTCATGTTTCTGAGGAAGCCGTGCGACTGTAGCTCAGAGGAGACGCTGTTTGCTGCGTACCATGTAGCGCTGGCGCTAACTAGCCTGAACTGTGTAGCCGACCCCATTTTGTACTGCTTCGTCAACGAGGGCGCCAGGAACGACGTCAGCCGCGCCCTTTACGCCATCTTGTCCTCGGCGTGCCAGAGGCGCTCCTCGTCCTCGCCGTCGCATGCCGACATACTCAATGCTGGTTCCGTCACCATGGAGACGCCTCTTGCGACAAAGAAGCCGTCGTGCGTCTACGTCGACGGCAGAAAGCCGAGCAGCTACAAGACTGAGCTGCTAGCCATGAAGGAGGAATGTCTGCAGATGACCATCCTTGCGGTTAAAAAGTGA
- the LOC116707531 gene encoding uncharacterized protein LOC116707531 — protein MIRALPPRDKCMWPRMLQTLTFAYNCTVHESTGYAPFYLMFGRIPRLPVDVMFHNVERDNEVTDYHSYTKRVREDLKEALAAAQANAYSSQQHQAQLYNLKTRGTDIVDGDRVLLANKGERGRRKLADKWSSNLYIVVSHDPRCHTYRIRDAATGQEKVVHRNLLLAANFLPLELDTEQESVFSSDITPDPSTANGGGQDVSVVYTESNGLDRTADWVANTTSNPEDLQDAESCVRNLQPGASDAESLGETKCPDSPHNQPGTDEEAVAISPGRPTTPTTGAVSLVRSRAGRIIKPVNRLIQHMAQRNTQTRNAVSGFARSLFL, from the coding sequence ATGATCAGAGCCTTGCCACCCCGCGATAAGTGCATGTGGCCACGGATGTTACAAACATTGACTTTTGCTTATAATTGTACTGTCCATGAGTCAACCGGTTATGCGCctttctatttgatgtttggtCGGATTCCTCGCCTCCCAGTCGATGTCATGTTCCACAATGTGGAAAGGGATAATGAAGTCACGGATTACCACAGCTACACAAAAAGAGTCAGAGAGGACCTTAAAGAGGCTTTAGCTGCTGCTCAGGCTAATGCCTACTCCAGCCAGCAACATCAGGCCCAGTTGTACAATCTGAAAACAAGGGGCACGGACATAGTTGACGGGGATCGAGTACTCTTGGCTAATAAAGGGGAACGTGGCCGTAGGAAGCTTGCAGACAAGTGGTCTTCTAACCTCTACATTGTTGTGTCTCATGATCCCAGATGCCATACTTACCGCATCAGAGATGCAGCAACTGGACAAGAGAAAGTAGTCCATCGCAACTTACTTCTGGCAGCAAACTTCCTGCCACTTGAGTTGGACACAGAGCAAGAGTCGGTGTTTTCCTCTGACATCACCCCAGATCCAAGTACTGCTAACGGTGGTGGCCAGGATGTCTCAGTTGTGTATACGGAGAGTAATGGATTGGACCGCACTGCTGATTGGGTGGCCAATACCACCTCAAACCCTGAAGACCTCCAGGATGCTGAAAGTTGTGTCAGGAATCTCCAACCAGGAGCAAGCGATGCTGAGAGTCTTGGAGAGACTAAGTGCCCAGACTCGCCGCATAACCAGCCAGGAACTGACGAAGAAGCAGTTGCTATAAGTCCTGGTAGGCCAACAACTCCAACAACTGGTGCTGTAAGTCTTGTCAGATCCAGGGCTGGCAGGATAATCAAACCAGTTAACAGACTGATACAACACATGGCACAAAGGAACACACAGACACGTAATGCAGTCTCTGGATTTGCAaggagtttatttttgtag